The genomic region CCTCCTCCAGCAGCGTCGCCGCCGCCCCCACCACGCGCCCGTCCGGCGTCCCGACCACGTCGAAGTCCTTGTCGATGTAGTCGAACCGCGCGAGCACGCTGCGCATCGCCTCGATCCGGGCGCGCTTCTTGTCGTTGCTCTTCACCACCGTCCACGGCGCGATCTCGGTGTCGGTGGCGCGGAACATCGCGACCTTCGCCTCGGTGTAGTCGTCCCAGCGGTCCAGCGACTTGATGTCGTTGGGGCTGAGCTTCCACTGGCGCACCGGGTCGACCTGGCGGATGACGAACCGGGTGCGCTGTTCCTTGCGGGAGACCGAGAACCAGAGCTTGACCAGCAGCACGCCGTCCTCGACGAGCATCCGTTCGAACTCCGGGGCCTGCTTCATGAACAGGTCGTACTCCTCCTGCGTGCAGTAGCCCATCACGTGTTCGACGACGGCGCGGTTGTACCAGGAGCGGTCGAACAGGACTATCTCGCCGGCGGTGGGCAGGCGGCGGACGTAGCGCTGGAAGTACCACTCGCCGCGTTCGCGTTCGGTGGGTTTGGTCAGTGCCACGGTCCTGGCGCCGCGCGGGTCGAGGTTCTCGGTGAACCGCTTGATCGTGCCGCCCTTGCCGGCGGCGTCGCGGCCCTCGAACAGGATCACCATGCGCTGGCCGGTCTCGTCCAGCCAGTACTGCAGCTTGAGGAGCTCGATCTGCAGCAGGCGCTTGAGGCGTTCGTACTCGTGGCGGGACATCCGTTCGGTGAACGGGTAGTTCTCCTGCCAGGTCATCACCTCGCGGCCGTCCGCGTCGCGCAGGATCGGCTCGTCGTCGTCAGGGAACTCGGCGGTGTACCCCTCGACCAGCAGGTCAGCCGAATCGACAGTCACGTCGGTCACGAAACCGTACATACCCGGCGGATCGCCGCTGGAAACCGGCATGGTCGGGGCACCGCCGGCAACCCGCAACCGGGGGCTCGGCCGAAAGTACTAGATCGCAACTCGTTGTCTCGCAACCACTTCCGTTGCGCCATACGGTCTGATCATGACTACTGCAACGGGTAGGACCACGCCGCCGCGCACCGTGATCGCCGCGTTCATGGGATTCCTCGTGTCGAGTGTGTTCGCGGTGGCGTCGATCGGTGTCCTGGTGGGAACGCACGACGATCTCGTCGAGACCCTGCGGGCGACGCAGCCGTCGTGGACCGAGGAGCAGCTGCAGGCCGCGGCCACCACGAGCCAGGTCGTCGTGGCGGGGATCGCGCTGGTGATCGCGCTGGTGCAGCTGTGGCTCGCGTTCAAGCTCCGGTCGGGCCGCAACTGGGCGCGGGTGCTGCTGGCCGTGTTCACGGTGTTCCAGGTGGGGTCGTTGTTCATCGGTGAGGGAGAGGCGACGCTGCCCGCTTACGGTGGTGCGGTCGTGGCGGCGCTGGCGGTGGTGGCCAGCTACCTGCCGGCGTCCAACGCCTACTTCGACTCGGTGCGCAGGGCGGGGTAGTGGAATCGGCACGCGGCAGAATGCCGGTATGACCGCAGGTGTGCCGCCGGCGCGGCGGAGCGTGTTCGTGGCCGAGGTCGTCGCGCTGCTCGTGGCCACGGCCGTGGACGCCGCGCTGGCGGTGCGCTCGGGCACTCCGCGGGGAGTGGCCGGGCCGTTGCTCACGATGGTGCTGCCGTACGCGGGGACGGCGTCGGCGGTGCTGGCGGTGTTGCGGCGGAGGTTTCCGCGGCAGGTCGAACTGCTCGGCGGCTCGGTCGTGGCGCTGTCCCTGCTCGGCACGGCGACCGCCGGCTGACGCCGGGCAGCCGGTCGTGACCGAGACGCTAGCCCTGTTGCTGGTGGCCGCCGCGGGGCCGGCGGTTGCCGCGGTGCGGGCGGCGGTGCTCGCCGTCGCCGCCTGTGCCGCAGTGGTGCTCGCGCCGATCGTGCGGTACGGCCTCGACTACCCGGCGGCGCTGGTCCCGGTGGCCGCGCTGGCGTGGGGCGCGGCGGTGGCGCTGGGGCTGATCCTCCGGGACGCGGACGCCCGGCACCGCCGCGAGCTGGAACGCATCCGCACCGAGGACAGGCTGCAGCTCGCGAGGGACCTGCACGACCTGGTTGCGCACCACGTCACCGGGATCGTGGTGCGCACCCGTGCGGCGCAGGCGCTGGCCGAACAGCGCTGACCGACACGAGCCTGACCGCGCGCCGAGCCGCTGCCCGCCGAGCCTGGTGCTGGGGGACGTGGTGCGCGCGGCGAGCCAGGGCGTCTCGGTGCGCGTCGACCCCGACGTGGACGGCCTGCGGTTGCCGGCCCAGGTTTCCGTTGCGCTGCACCGGGTTCTGCTGGAGGCGCTGACCAACACCCGGCGGCACGCGCAGGCCTCGGACGTGCGGGTGACCGCCCGGTCCGACGGCGACGACCTGGTGCTGCGGATCGACAACGACGGTGTGCTCGGCGAAGCCGCCTGCGGCGGGCACGGCATCATCGGCATGACAGAACGGATGGCGGCGTTGGGCGGCGAGCTGACCGCGGGTCCACACGGGAACGACGGCTGGCGGGTCACCGCGCGCATGCCCCTCGACGCCGACCTGCCAGGGGGCATCTGATGACGATCCGGGTGCTGATCGCCGACGACCAGACCCTCGTCCGCACCGGCTTCCGGCTGATCCTCGACGCCGAGCCGGGCATCGAGGTGATCAGCGAGGCCGCCGACGGCGAGGCGGCGGTGCGGATGGCGAGGCAGCTGCGCCCCGACGTGACGCTGATGGACATCCGCATGCCGAAGCTCGACGGCCTGCGCGCGACCCGGCTGCTGGCCGGTCCGGACGTCCCCGATCCGTTGCGGGTGCTGGTCGTCACCACCTACGACGTCGACGAGAAACGTCTACGCGGCGCTGCTCGCCGGTGCCTGCGGGTTCCTGCTGAAGGACGCCCGGCCGCGGCTGCTGGTGGAGGCGGTGCACGCCGCGGTCAGGGGAGAGGCGCTGGTGTCACCCGCGGTGACCGTGCGCCTGCTCGCCCACTTCACCGCAGGCGGTGGCCGGGAGAGGCAGCCGGACACCCCGCTGACCGGTCGTGAGCTCGAGGTCGCGCTGGCCGTGGCGCGCGGCTCGACCAACGCAGAGATCGCCGACCGCCTCACCGTCTCGCTGTCGACGGTGAAGTCGCACCTCACGAACGTCCAGGCCAAGCTCGGCGCCCGCAACCGCACCGAGATCGCGATCTGGGCGTGGCGCAACGGTCTGCTCAGGTGACCGCGCGCACCACCACGGTCCCGGCGACCATGTCCCCGAGCCGCTGGTGACGCGGTGTCACCGCGATCAGCACCGCCCCGACCAGCCCCAGGAACATCCCGTCCACCACCATCAGCAACCACCGCACGGAGTAGTCCCGCAACGACGGCTCACCACCGCGGACCTTCGTGATCCGCAACCCGAGCCACCGCATCGCCGGCGTCGCCCCGCCGTGCCGGTGCGGGTACCAGATCTCGACCCACAGCGTCCCGAGCAGCGCGACCGCCGCCACCACCACCATGGGCACGATGGTGAACGCCTCCGGGGTGAGCCCGAGCTTGATGAGCCCCACCGCCAGGAACAGGCCGGGCACCAGGCTCAGCACGGCCGCGACGACGAGCAGGACGAACTCGATGACGTGCTGCCAGTACCGGCGGAGGACGACCCCGCGGGCATCAGCGTCGGAGATCACCCGAAGATGATGCCAGGGCCCGCGGTCACCCGTTCGAGCGGTCGTCGGCGGCCGCGGTCTGCGTCAGCACGGCCACCGTCTCCTCCAGCCCGCGCTGCACCTCGTCGCCCTTCGCCTCCCGCACGCTGTGCAGGCTCACCGTGATCCGCGACCGCCCCGGCGCCACCTCCTCGATCTGAAGCTCACCGTGGTAGTCGTCCGGCCCTTCGGCACCCCACTCCAACCGCCGCCGCCCGGCGTCCGGCCGCACCCACGCCTCACCCTCGACGTGGTGCCCGTGCACCTCGGCCTCGACGTGCACCTGCTCGCCGCCCTCGGGCTCGGCGGCGGTCATCTGCGGGAAGTAGCGGGGGAGGTTCCTGGGCTCGGCCAGGAACTGGAACAGCGTGTCGGCCGGGATGTCGGCCTCCGCGGTGTGCGTGTAGGTGGTCATGGGAGCGGGGGTACCCGGTGGCGCGCCGGTCCGAACGAGGTGGTCGGTGCGGCTCGGGCAACGCCAGGCGCGGGGTCGTCACCGTCCGACAACGTGAATCACGTTCGAGCGAACCCTCGTCGCTGGATGGTGCGCAAATGGAGCAGTCAGCCGCCGCACCTGGGTACCTCGCGATCGCAGACACCAGCGACACGAGAGGAAGAACGATGATCGATCGGACCCAGCTCGAAGCGCTTTACGACTGCGACGTGATCGACCGCAAGGGCGAGCGGATCGGCTCGGTGAAGCAGGTGTGGCTCGACGACGTCGACGGTGCGCCCACGTGGGCGGAGGTCCACACCGGACTGTTCGGGCTGAAGGAGAGCTTCGTGCCCATCCAGCAGGCGCGGGTGAGCGCGGGGGCGATCACGGTGCCGGTGGACAAGGAGCTGGTCAAGGAGGCGCCGAAGATCGACGTCGACGGGCAGCAGATGACCGACGACCAGCAGCAGGAGCTCTACCGGCACTACGGGATGATCCCGAGCGCCAAGACCGGTGAGCACGACCGGTTGCCCAAGCACGGCCGGCGCGACGACGACAGCATGTCCGTCACGCGCAGCGAGGAGCGGATGGACGTCGGCACCCGCGAGGTCGAGTCGGGGCGGGTGCGGCTGGTCAAGCATGTCGTCACCGAGCAGCGCAACGTGACCGTGCCGGTGTCGCACGAGGAGGTTCGCGTGGTGCGCGAGCCCGTGGAGGGCCAGGCGGCGGGCTCGTTCGAGGACGAGGAGGCCTCGGTGACCCTGCACCGCGAGGAGCCCGTGGTGCAGAAGCGGGCGGAGGCCGTGGAGCGGGTGCGGCTGGAGAAGGAGAACGTCACCGAGCAGCGCCAGGTCAGCGGCGAGGTGCGCAAGGAGCGCGTCGACGTCGAGCGGGACGACGACAGCCGTCGGTGAGAACGCTGGTGTGGGGCCCGCTCGGCACTGCTGAGCGGGCCCCAGCCGCATGAGCGGACCTCAGCCGTGCGCGACCTCCAGCCGTGCGCGACCTCCAGCCGTGCGCGACCTCCAGCCGTGCGCGACCTCCAGCCGTGCGCGACCTCCAGCCTTGCGAAACCCTCAGCCGTGCGAAACCCTCAGCCGCGTGCGTGGATCACGGCAAGAGCGTGCTCACGGGCCGGTGCGCTCAACCGGGTGTTCAGCTCCTCGAACAACGCCTCCGCGGTTACGCCGTTCCACCCCGGCGGCAGCAGCGCCAGCGGCAGGCCGGGGTCGCTGTAGGGCAGGCGGCGCCACTGGGTCAGCATCGGCACGTACGTCTGGAACGCCTGCGAGGCGCTGATCGAGGCGGGCAGCGCGGCCAGGACCGGGCGGTGGCGGCGCAGGAAGTCCGCGTACAGGTCGGCCAGCTCGTCGAGGTCCCACCAGGCCCGCACCTTCGAGCGCAGGTCGCCGAACGCGAAGTGGTGACCGGCGAAGATGTCCACGTACTCGGCCAGGCCGCGGCGGGCCAGGGTGCGCCTGGTCTCGGCGGCGAGGTTGCCCGGTGCGATCCACACGCCCGGCGCTGTGGTGCCGAAACCCAGCTGGGTCAGGCTGGTGCGCAGCTCGTGGCGCTTCTCGCGTTCGGACTCCGGTACGGAGAACACGACCACCAGCCAGCCGTCGTCGGTGGTGGCGCGGCGGCGTTCGAAGATCCGCGCGTCGCCCTCCGCGAGCGTCTCCAGGGTCGGTTCGGCCAGCGCGTAGCCGGCGGCGCCCTCGCGCCGGTCGCTGATCACCACGCCGCGGCGCTTCAGCCGGGAGATCGACGAGCGCACGGCCTGGCCCTCCACGCCCAGCTCCGCCATCAGCCCGACGACCGACGCCACCGACAGCCAGTTGTCCTCGCCGCGCGCGTACAGGCCGAAGATCGTGACGATGAGCGGCCCGAGCCGGTCGCGCCCGGCGAGTGCCACGTCGGCGTCACTGTTCACCGCGAGGTTCAGCGCCCTCTCCCTCCTCAGCTGAGATCCGTGAGGGTGACAGTGTTGCGCAGCTCGCCGAGACCGCTCACACGTGTCACCACCAGGTCGCCGTCGCGCAGGAAGAGCTGCGGTTCACGGGCGCTGCCGATGCCGCTGGGCGTGCCGGTGAGGATCACGTCGCCGGCGCGCAACGTCATGCCGTGGCTCAGCTCGGCGATGATCCGCGCGAACGAGAACGCCATGTCCGTGCTGGAGGCGTTCTGCAGCAGCTGCCCGTTGACCTCGCACTGCACCTGCAGGGCCGACAGGTCCACGGAGTCGGTCGTCGTGACCCACGGACCGAGCGGCATCGTGCGGTCCAGGCTCTTGCCCTTGAGCCATTGCCCGCCGTGCGCGCGTTGGAGGTCGCGCTGGGACACGTCGTTGGCGACGAGGAAGCCGAAGACGTGGTCCAGGGCCTTCTCCTCCGGGATCGACCGGCCGTCGCGCCCGATGACCACCGCGATCTCCGCCTCGTAGTCCCACGACGTGGAGATCGCCGGGTCGTAGGCGATGTCGTCGACCGGGCCGATGACCGTGTCCGGCCCCTTGGTGAAGAACGTCGGGCGCTCCGGCACCGACACGGGGTCCTGCCCGCCGCGCTTGCCCTGCGACTCCAGGAAGTGGTCGAGGTAGTTCCAGCCCGTGCACAGGACGTCCCGGTTGAAGCGGTGCAGCGGTGACTCCAGCCGCAGCGAGGACAACGGCAGCACCTCACCGCGCTCACCCGCGGCGCCACCTCGCACGATGTCGTCGACCGTCGTGTCCAGCAACGTGATCGACTGCGCGGCCTCGTCCACGACACCCGCGCGGCGCACGCCGCCGACGGTCACAGATGCCAGCTTCACTATCGCGTCTCCATTTCGCTGATCATGAAAACGCTATTACGATTCAGGAGTGATCAGCCGGTGCTCCGGGATCACGGCCACGCCGAGGATCTCGATGAGGGCCTCCGGTTGCCACAGCGCGGTGCAGCCGATGCCCGCCATGGCCGGGTAGACGGGCCCGGCGAGCTCGCGCCACACCTCGCCGATCGCCTTGCCGTTGGCCTGGTAGTCCGGGATGTCGGTGAGGTAGATCGTGATGCTGACCAGGTCCTCCGGCTCGCCGCCCGCCGCGCGCAACGTGGTCAGCACGTTGCCGAACGCCTGGCGGAACTGGGCGACGATGCCGCCGGGGACGATCTTCATCTCGGCGTCGGTGGCGGTCTGGCCGCCCAGGTGCAGCGTGGTGCCCACGAGAGTGCCGTGGGAGTAGCCGCGCGGGGAGGGAAGGCTGGCCGGGTTCACTGCTGCGGGCCTCATGAGTATTGACAATATCTGACGGCAGTGAAGAATGCGATATATGGAGCCCGACTCGAGCAGGTACCAGCTCGAAGGCGACAACTCGATGTACCGGCTGCCCAGCGGCTTGGTCGCCCCGGTGGTCACGCGCGGCGGTGCGGAGAACCCGGACACCGCCAACTCCGGTGGCGCGATCCGGATCTCCGGCGTGAGCATCCAGCACACCCCGGCCACCCGGCTGTGGTTCGGCAAGGTCACCAACGAGCCCGGCTACCGCTCGGTGACCCACCACCACGGCGAGGCCGAGACCGGCGGGTACGTGCTGTCCGGCCGGGCGCGGATCTACTTCGGCGAGAGGTTCGAGGACTACGTCGACATGGAGGAGGGCGACTGGGTCTTCGTGCCGCCGTTCATGCCGCACATCGAGTGCAACCTCGACCGCACCCGGCCGCTCACCTGGATGACCACCCGCACGCCGGAGAACATCGTGGTGAACCTGGCCGACGTCCCCGACGAGGACCTGCGCGACTGGCTGACCCGATGACGGCCGGCACGTCGGCGTTCTTCACCTCGGCGGTCACGCTGAAGCAGGCGGAACCGGAGCACTTCGACCTCGCCTTCACCGCCGTCACCCAGCCCTGCCCGTGGCCCAAGGCGTACGGGGGAGACCTGGTCGCGGCCGCCGCGGCCGCCGCCATGCGCACGGTGACCGACGGCAAGTCGATGCACTCGATGCACAGCTACTTCCTGCGCCCGGCCGACATCGGTGCCGAGGTGCGCTACGAGGTGGAACTGCTTCGCGACGGCCGCGGCTACAGCACCCGGCAGGTCCGCGGCTACCAGAACGGCAAGGCCCTCTACGTCTGCCTCGCCAACTTCGCCGCCGGCGAACCGGGCGGCGCCTTCCACGCCGAGCTCACCGACGAGCTGCCCGCGCCGGAAGGACTTCCGAGCACCGCGGACCACCTCGCCGACCGCGCCGGCGGCACGATGACCGAGGAGTCCAAGGCGTACTGGTCCGGTGGTCGCAGCTTCGACATGCGGCACGTGCCCGGCCCTGTCTACCTCGCGGTGGAGGGTGATCGCGTGCCGCACCAGGCGGTGTGGCTGCGGCCGTTCGACCCGTTGCGCCAGGTCGAGGGGCTCACCGACGCCCAGCGCGACCTCGCCGCGCTGGCCTACATGTGCGACTACACGATCCTCGAACCGGTCCTGCGCGTGCTCGACCTGCCGTGGGCGCGACCGGGGCTGGTCACCGCGAGCCTCGACCACGCCATGTGGTTCCACCGCCGCGGCCCGGTCGGCGACTGGCTGCTCTACGTGCAGGAGGCGGTCGCCGCCGACGACGGCAGGGGCCTCGGCCACGGCCGGTTCTTCACCCGCGACCACCGGCACCTCGCCACCGTTGCCCAGGAGGGCATGATCCGCGCCTGACCTGCCCGGAAGGACCTGCGATGGACACCTTCGCCCGCGACCACCTCCCTCCGGCGGCGCTGTGGCCGACGATCGAGTTCACGACGCCGGAGCTCACCTACCCGGACCGCCTCAACGCCGCGGCCGAGCTGATCGACGGAGCCGTGCAGCTCGACCGCCCCGCGGTGCGGACGGCGGACGGCGAGGTCTGGACCTACGGCGAACTTCGGACGCGCGCCAACCAGGTCGCGCAGGTGCTCACCGAGGACCTCGGTCTCCAGCCGGGACAACGGGTGCTGCTGCGCTCACCCAACAACCCGTGGACGGTGGCCGCGTGGCTGGGCGTGCTCAAGGCCGGCGGTGTCGTCGTGACGACCATGGCGGCGTTGCGGACCCGTGAGCTGGCACCGGTCGTCGAACGCACGCGTCCCTCGATCGCGTTGGTGGACACCAGGTTCGTCGAGGACGTCCGCGCGTTCGAGGGGCTGACCGTGGTGGACTACGACGACCTCGCCGCCAGGTGCGGGACCAAGTCGGGCGAGTTCACCGCGGTCGACACCGCCGCGGACGACGTGGCACTGCTGGCCCCGACGTCCGGCAGCACCGGATCCCCGAAGATCACTGTGCACTTCCACCGCGACGTCCTGTCCATCGACAACACCTTCGGCCGGCACGTGCTGCGGCTGACCGAGGACGACCTGGTGGCCTGCACGGCCCCGTTCGCCTTCACGTTCGGCCTGGGCATGCTCGTCGTCTTCCCCTTGCGCGCCGGTGCGTGCGCGTTGCTGACCGAGGCCGCCACGCCCGTCCAGGTCGCGGATCTGGTGCAGCAGCACGGGGTCACGGTGCTGGCCACCGCACCGACGGCGTACAAGGCGATCCTGCGCGAAGGCGTCGAGTCCAAGCTCGCCGGGCTGCGGACCGCGGTGTCGGCGGGTGAGCACATCCCGCGCGAGACCTGGCAACGATTACGGGACCGGTTGGGACTGAAGGTGATCGACGGCATCGGTGCCACGGAGTTGTTGCACATCTTCATCTCCGCGGCGGGCGACGACATCCGGCCCGGCTCCACCGGCAAACCCGTGCCCGGCTACCGCGCCACCGTGCTCGGCGCCGCCGGTGAGGAGCTCGGTCCCGGCGAACAGGGGCGGCTCGGCGTGATCGGCCCGGTCGGCTGCCGCTACCTCGACGACGAACGGCAGGAGGACTACGTGGTGAACGGCTGGAACGTCACCGGCGACGTCTTCCACCGCGACGAGGACGGCTACTTCCACTACCACGCCCGCAGCGACCACATGATCGTCTCCTCCGGCTACAACATCGGCGGCCCCGAGGTCGAGGAGGCCATCGACACCCACCCGGACGTGCTGGAGTCCGCCGTCGTCGCCAAGCCGGACGACGAACGCGGCTCGGTCGTGTGCGCGTTCGTGGTGCTGCGCGAAGGTGTTGTGGGCGACGAGACGAAGGCGCGTGAGATCCAGGACCACGTCAAGCGCACCATCGCGCCCTACAAGTACCCGCGCGACGTGCGGTTCCGGACCTCGTTGCCGCGCAACGCGAGCGGCAAGCTGCAGCGCTTCGCACTCCGCAGGATCATCGAGGACGAGGTGCTCACGTGAAGGCCGCTCCCAAGAAGATCGCCGTCGTCGGCGGCGGCCCCGGCGGCCTGTACTTCGCCGCGCTGATGAAGCAGCTCGACCCCGCGCACGACGTCACGGTGTGGGAACGCGACGCCGCGGACGTCACGTTCGGCTTCGGCGTGGTGTTCTCCGACGAGACCGTCGGCGGGATCGAGAACGCCGACCCGGAGTTCGCCGGCGCCATGGCCCGCCGGTTCGCCCGGTGGACCGACATCGACATCCACTACCGCGGCGAGACGCACACGGTGGGCGGGCAGGGGTTCGCCGCGATGAGCCGCAAGGAGCTGCTCGGCTTGCTGCAGCGGCGGTGCCGTGATCTCGGCGTGGCCGTGCACTTCTCGACGCCGGCGCCGTACACCGAGGACCTGCGCGCGTCGCACGACCTGGTGGTCGGGGCGGACGGCGTCAACTCGCTGGTGCGGCAGTCCTCTTCGGACGTCTTCGGGCCGAGGCTCGACCAGCGGCACAACAGGTACATGTGGCTCGGCACGGACCTGGTGTTCGAGGCGTTCCAGTTCTTCATCAAGGACACCGAGTGGGGGACCATGCAGGTCCACGGGTACCCCTACTCGGACAGCGGGTCCACGTTCATCGTCGAGATGCACGAGGACGTGTGGCGCCGCGCCGGCTTCGACACCGGCGAGCAGTTCCCGCCAGGCGTCTCGGACATGGCCTCGGTCGACCGGGTCCGCGAGCTGTTCGCCGAGGAACTGGCCGGACACCAGGTGTTCGCCAACAACTCGAAGTGGCTCAGCTTCACGACCGTGCGCAACGAACGGTGGCACGACGGCAACCTCGTCCTCGTCGGCGACGCCGCCCACACCGCGCACTTCTCCATCGGCTCCGGCACCAAGCTCGCGATGGAGGACTCGCTCGCCCTAGCCGCCTGTCTGCACGAACACCGAGACGTCGAAACCGCGCTGACCGCGTACGAAGCCGAGCGCCGCCCCGTCGTGGAGTCCACCCAACGCGCCGCGCAGGCCTCGCTGGAGTGGTTCGAGAACATCGGCATGTACACCGGCCAGGAGCCGACCCGGTTCTGCTTCAACCTGCTCACCCGCTCGCGCCGGATCACCTACGACAACCTGCGCACCCGTGACGCCGAGTTCGCCGACCGGGTCGACGCCGCGTTCGCCGCCGCGCAGGGGTTGCCCTCGACCGTGCCCGCGATGTTCCAGCCGTTCCGCTTGGGACAGTTGGAACTCAAGAACCGGGTGATCGTCTCGCCGATGGACATGTACTCGGCCGTGGACGGCGTGCCGGGCGACTTCCACCTCGTCCACCTGGGCTCGAAGGCCATGGGCGGCGCGGGACTCGTGATGACCGAGATGGTGTGCGTGTCACCGGAAGGCCGCATCACGCCCGGCTGCACCGGTCTGTGGAACGACGAGCAGCGCGACTCCTGGGCGCGGATCGTGTCGTTCGTGCACGAGCGCAGCACCGCGCGCATGGGCCTGCAGCTCGGCCACTCCGGCCGCAAGGGATCGACCCGGCTGATGTGGGAGGGGATGGACGTTCCGCTGCCCGACGGCAACTGGGAGACCGTCGGTCCGTCCGCGCTGCCCTACGGCCCCCAGTCACCCACCCCGCGCGAGGTGAGCCGCGCCGACCTCGACCGGGTCACCGCCGAGTTCGCCGCCGCCGCCCGCCGTGGTGCCGAGGCGGGGTTCGACCTGCTGGAACTGCACTGCGCCCACGGCTACCTGCTGTCGTCGTTCCTCTCGCCGGTCGCCAACCAGCGCACCGACGAGTACGGCGGCTCCGTCGAGAACCGCCTGCGGTACCCGTTGGAGGTCTTCGACGCCGTGCGCGCGGTGTGGCCCGCCGAGCGCCCGATGATCGTGCGCATCTCCGCGACCGACTGGGTCGACGGCGGCAACACCGAACACGACGCCGTGGAGATCGCCCGCGCGTTCATCGCCCACGGCGCCAACGGGATCGACGTCTCCTCCGGTCAGGTCACCGCTGACGAACGCCCGGCGTACGGCCGCTCCTACCAGACCCCGCTCGCCGACCGGATCCGCCACGAGGCCGCCGCCGCGACCGGCACCGCCGTCATCGCCGTCGGCGCCATCGCGTCCTACGACGACGTCAACTCGATCCTGCTGGCCGGCCGGGCCGACCTGTGCGCACTCGGCCGCACCCACCTCTACGACCCGCACTGGACCCTGCACGCGGCCGCCGAGCAGGACCACCGCGCGGAGTGGCCCGTCCAGTACCGGGCCGGCAGCCGCAAGCCGCCGACCGCCCGCACCGACGCCGTGCGCCCACGCCTGTCGCTGCTGCGCGCGGACGAGCCGGACCGGACCGTGCACCTGCGCTGGACACCGCTGACACCACGGGAATCGGCCGTGTCAGTGCCGTGACAGCCCGGTGTCCACCCGCTCGGTCACCGTGGTGGCGACAACCACGGACGACGAGCACGGGAGACACCGAGATGACCACCTTCACCACCCCGAACCCGATCACCGCCGCCCTCACCACCGCCGGCGCCCGCGTCCGGATCACCGCGACCGACCGCACCGACACCGTCGTCCACGTCGAGCCGGTCGACCGGACGAGCTCCCGTGACGTGCAGGTCGCCGAGCGCACCAAGGTCGACTTCGCCGATGGCGTGCTGGCGGTCAAGACGACGAAGTCGGGTGCCCGCACCGGTTCCGTCGCCATCACCGTCGAGCTGCCCGCCGGCTCAAGGCTGGTGCTGCACACCGCGTGGACCGAGGTGCGAGCCGACGGCCGCCTCGGCGACTGCGAGGTCAACCTCGGCTCCGGCCAGGTCCAGCTCGACCACGTCACCGCGGTGCGCGGTCACCTCGGTGCCGGTGCGCTGGCCGTCGGGCACGTCGCCGGGACCGCCGACATCGAGGGCGGCACCGCCGGTGTGCGCATCGGCGAGGCCGGCGGCGCCGTCAGCTACCGGGGCAGCAGCGGGAAGGTGTGGATCGGCCACGCCCGCTCCAACGTCGACCTGGGTGGTTCCAGCGGCAGCTTCGACATCGGCAGAGCGGACGGCGGGGTGGTGGCCAAGGCCGCCGACTGCCCCATCCGGATCGGCCGGGTCAGCCGCGGCCGGGTCGAGCTGATGAACGCTTCCGGCGGCATCGAGGTCGGCGTCAGCGAGGGCACCGCGGCCGAGGTCGACGCGAGGAGCACGAAGGGGCTGGTGCGCAGTTCCGTTGTGCCGCGGGGAGATGCCGCGAGCGCCGTCCGGGTGTTCGCCCGCACCAGGCTCGACGAC from Lentzea guizhouensis harbors:
- a CDS encoding cupin domain-containing protein, whose translation is MEPDSSRYQLEGDNSMYRLPSGLVAPVVTRGGAENPDTANSGGAIRISGVSIQHTPATRLWFGKVTNEPGYRSVTHHHGEAETGGYVLSGRARIYFGERFEDYVDMEEGDWVFVPPFMPHIECNLDRTRPLTWMTTRTPENIVVNLADVPDEDLRDWLTR
- a CDS encoding acyl-CoA thioesterase, translated to MTAGTSAFFTSAVTLKQAEPEHFDLAFTAVTQPCPWPKAYGGDLVAAAAAAAMRTVTDGKSMHSMHSYFLRPADIGAEVRYEVELLRDGRGYSTRQVRGYQNGKALYVCLANFAAGEPGGAFHAELTDELPAPEGLPSTADHLADRAGGTMTEESKAYWSGGRSFDMRHVPGPVYLAVEGDRVPHQAVWLRPFDPLRQVEGLTDAQRDLAALAYMCDYTILEPVLRVLDLPWARPGLVTASLDHAMWFHRRGPVGDWLLYVQEAVAADDGRGLGHGRFFTRDHRHLATVAQEGMIRA
- a CDS encoding AMP-binding protein, with product MDTFARDHLPPAALWPTIEFTTPELTYPDRLNAAAELIDGAVQLDRPAVRTADGEVWTYGELRTRANQVAQVLTEDLGLQPGQRVLLRSPNNPWTVAAWLGVLKAGGVVVTTMAALRTRELAPVVERTRPSIALVDTRFVEDVRAFEGLTVVDYDDLAARCGTKSGEFTAVDTAADDVALLAPTSGSTGSPKITVHFHRDVLSIDNTFGRHVLRLTEDDLVACTAPFAFTFGLGMLVVFPLRAGACALLTEAATPVQVADLVQQHGVTVLATAPTAYKAILREGVESKLAGLRTAVSAGEHIPRETWQRLRDRLGLKVIDGIGATELLHIFISAAGDDIRPGSTGKPVPGYRATVLGAAGEELGPGEQGRLGVIGPVGCRYLDDERQEDYVVNGWNVTGDVFHRDEDGYFHYHARSDHMIVSSGYNIGGPEVEEAIDTHPDVLESAVVAKPDDERGSVVCAFVVLREGVVGDETKAREIQDHVKRTIAPYKYPRDVRFRTSLPRNASGKLQRFALRRIIEDEVLT
- a CDS encoding bifunctional salicylyl-CoA 5-hydroxylase/oxidoreductase — protein: MKQLDPAHDVTVWERDAADVTFGFGVVFSDETVGGIENADPEFAGAMARRFARWTDIDIHYRGETHTVGGQGFAAMSRKELLGLLQRRCRDLGVAVHFSTPAPYTEDLRASHDLVVGADGVNSLVRQSSSDVFGPRLDQRHNRYMWLGTDLVFEAFQFFIKDTEWGTMQVHGYPYSDSGSTFIVEMHEDVWRRAGFDTGEQFPPGVSDMASVDRVRELFAEELAGHQVFANNSKWLSFTTVRNERWHDGNLVLVGDAAHTAHFSIGSGTKLAMEDSLALAACLHEHRDVETALTAYEAERRPVVESTQRAAQASLEWFENIGMYTGQEPTRFCFNLLTRSRRITYDNLRTRDAEFADRVDAAFAAAQGLPSTVPAMFQPFRLGQLELKNRVIVSPMDMYSAVDGVPGDFHLVHLGSKAMGGAGLVMTEMVCVSPEGRITPGCTGLWNDEQRDSWARIVSFVHERSTARMGLQLGHSGRKGSTRLMWEGMDVPLPDGNWETVGPSALPYGPQSPTPREVSRADLDRVTAEFAAAARRGAEAGFDLLELHCAHGYLLSSFLSPVANQRTDEYGGSVENRLRYPLEVFDAVRAVWPAERPMIVRISATDWVDGGNTEHDAVEIARAFIAHGANGIDVSSGQVTADERPAYGRSYQTPLADRIRHEAAAATGTAVIAVGAIASYDDVNSILLAGRADLCALGRTHLYDPHWTLHAAAEQDHRAEWPVQYRAGSRKPPTARTDAVRPRLSLLRADEPDRTVHLRWTPLTPRESAVSVP
- a CDS encoding DUF4097 family beta strand repeat-containing protein encodes the protein MTTFTTPNPITAALTTAGARVRITATDRTDTVVHVEPVDRTSSRDVQVAERTKVDFADGVLAVKTTKSGARTGSVAITVELPAGSRLVLHTAWTEVRADGRLGDCEVNLGSGQVQLDHVTAVRGHLGAGALAVGHVAGTADIEGGTAGVRIGEAGGAVSYRGSSGKVWIGHARSNVDLGGSSGSFDIGRADGGVVAKAADCPIRIGRVSRGRVELMNASGGIEVGVSEGTAAEVDARSTKGLVRSSVVPRGDAASAVRVFARTRLDDIVIHPAA